One Hemiscyllium ocellatum isolate sHemOce1 chromosome 27 unlocalized genomic scaffold, sHemOce1.pat.X.cur. SUPER_27_unloc_23, whole genome shotgun sequence DNA window includes the following coding sequences:
- the LOC132807766 gene encoding zinc finger protein 239-like codes for MEKPWKCGDCGKGFRVPSALETHRRSHTREKPFSCPECGKAFSDSSALLRHRRVHTGERPFSCPECRKSFSDSSARLRHLRVHTGERPFSCLKCGKAFNDSSALIRHQRLHTGERPFRCPDCGKVFTRSSHLVIHRRVHTGEKPFPCPKCGKAFSDSSDLLAHRRVHTGERPFTCSVCGKCFTRSSDLLKHQRVHTGERPYSCSECGKGFTQASHLLTHRWVHTGERPFTCLECGKGFAVSSSLLTHQRVHTGERPFACPECGQRFTMSCSLNKHQRRHQCSQQSDSAGNAAEGRPQD; via the coding sequence atggagaaaccatggaagtgtggcgactgcggGAAAGGTttccgtgtcccgtctgccctggagacacatcggcgcagtcacaccagggagaagccattctcctgtcctgagtgcgggaaggccttcagtgattcctctgccctgctgaggcaccggcgagtgcacacaggggagaggcccttcagctgccctgagtgcaggaagagcttcagcgattcctccgccCGGCTGAGGCACTTGCGGgtgcacacaggggagaggcccttcagctgcctcaagtgtgggaaggccttcaacgATTCCTCCGCCCTGATAAGGCACCAGCGGctgcacacaggggagaggcccttccgcTGCCCCGATTGTGGGAAGGTGTTCACTCGCTCCTCCCACCTCGTGAttcaccggcgggtccacaccggtgAGAAGCCCTTCCCCTGCCCCaaatgtgggaaggccttcagcgattcctctgacctgctggcccaccggcgggtccacaccggcgagaggccattcacctgctctgtctgCGGGAAGTGCTTCACACGCTCTtctgacctgctgaagcaccagcgtgtccacactggggaaaggccCTACAGCTGCTCTGaatgcgggaagggctttactCAGGCATCCCACCTGCTGACACACCggtgggtccacactggggagaggccgttcacctgcctcgagtgcgggaagggctttgctGTCTCCTCCAGTCTACTgacgcaccagcgggtccacactggggagaggccatttgcctgccctgagtgtgggcaGAGGTTCACAATGTCCTGCAGTTTGAACAAGCACCAGCGGAGGCACCAATGCTCCCAACAATCAGATTCTGCCGGTAACGCTGCTGAGGGTCGCCCCCAGGACTGA